Proteins found in one Microtus pennsylvanicus isolate mMicPen1 chromosome Y, mMicPen1.hap1, whole genome shotgun sequence genomic segment:
- the LOC142842007 gene encoding interleukin-3 receptor subunit alpha-like isoform X2 has product MAALRFLLLLLAALAPLACALTSQPAPLFQNLSLEPALLRLSWDGYVTSGSRDVVCQKGMKTRVKADPHSTHCRFPSLSLCHVTDLCVFRVRDLSMPGCIRFPEPDPDCACMRFPESDPDRASAATNLSCWVHDVDVMTCRWGRGPAAPEDAQYRMFWRDASLGRDRDHECAHYDLADPRGSRLGCRVDGVAALPPYVTVTVTGGGGASCSDVSVLLQRAEVLTPPALTAACNGTEAAQLHWEMRSHFHRTFVYELLIQKSSRSEPEIQETSENHIRVVNPGSAHFRVRARPTSNTEFSDWSPAVPLDCDPEAGTGSRVTVMAAALAALGAGLTALGTLLLCRRPLRAKLFPAIPRAKDLGRGAETETPLRSGRDFDSW; this is encoded by the exons ATGGCCGCCCTGcggtttctgctgctgctgctggcggCCCTGGCGCCCTTGGCCTGCGCGCTGACGTCACAGCCGG ccccgctcttccagAACCTGAGCCTGGAGCCGGCCCTGCTGCGCCTGTCCTGGGACGGCTACGTCACTTCCGGTTCCCGGGACGTCGTTTGCCAGAAGGGGATGAAGACGAGGGTGAAG GCCGACCCCCACAGCACCCACTGCAGGTTCCCGTCACTGTCGCTGTGTCACGTGACCGACTTGTGCGTCTTCCGGGTTCGCGACCTCAGCATGCCCGGCTGCATCCGGTTCCCCGAGCCAG ACCCGGACTGTGCCTGCATGCGGTTCCCGGAGTCAG ACCCCGACCGCGCCTCGGCCGCCACGAACCTGAGCTGCTGGGTGCACGACGTGGACGTGATGACGTGTCGCTGGGGGCGGGGCCCCGCGGCGCCCGAGGACGCGCAGTACCGGATGTTCTGGAGGGACGCCTC GCTCGGCCGGGACCGGGACCACGAGTGCGCGCACTACGACCTCGCCGACCCCCGGGGGTCGCGGCTGGGCTGCCGGGTGGACGGCGTCGCGGCGCTGCCGCCCTACGTGACCGTGACGGTGACcggagggggcggggcctccTGCAGCGACGTCTCCGTGCTCCTGCAGCGCGCAG AGGTCCTGACGCCGCCCGCGCTCACCGCCGCCTGCAATGGCACCGAGGCCGCGCAGCTGCACTGGGAGATGCGGAGCCACTTCCACCGCACGTTCGTGTACGAGCTGCTGATCCAGAAG tcTTCGCGCTCGGAGCCCGAGATCCAGGAG acgTCCGAGAATCACATCCGGGTCGTGAACCCCGGCTCCGCCCACTTCCGGGTCCGGGCGAGGCCGACCTCGAACACGGAGTTCAGCGACTGGAGCCCCGCGGTGCCGCTGG ACTGCGACCCCGAGGCCGGGACCGGGAGCCGCGTGACCGTCATGGCCGCCGCCCTGGCCGCGCTGGGGGCGGGGCTGACGGCGCTGGGGACGCTGCTGCTGTGCCGGAG GCCCCTGAGGGCGAAGCTGTTTCCTGCGATCCCGCGGGCGAAGGACCTGGGGCGGGGGGCGGAGACAGAGACG ccgCTGCGGTCAGGGCGGGATTTTGATTCCTGGTGA
- the LOC142842007 gene encoding interleukin-3 receptor subunit alpha-like isoform X1 produces MAALRFLLLLLAALAPLACALTSQPAPLFQNLSLEPALLRLSWDGYVTSGSRDVVCQKGMKTRVKADPHSTHCRFPSLSLCHVTDLCVFRVRDLSMPGCIRFPEPDPDCACMRFPESDPDRASAATNLSCWVHDVDVMTCRWGRGPAAPEDAQYRMFWRDASLGRDRDHECAHYDLADPRGSRLGCRVDGVAALPPYVTVTVTGGGGASCSDVSVLLQRAEVLTPPALTAACNGTEAAQLHWEMRSHFHRTFVYELLIQKSSRSEPEIQETSENHIRVVNPGSAHFRVRARPTSNTEFSDWSPAVPLDCDPEAGTGSRVTVMAAALAALGAGLTALGTLLLCRRPLRAKLFPAIPRAKDLGRGAETETVAWAAAPEDPEVTRVTEA; encoded by the exons ATGGCCGCCCTGcggtttctgctgctgctgctggcggCCCTGGCGCCCTTGGCCTGCGCGCTGACGTCACAGCCGG ccccgctcttccagAACCTGAGCCTGGAGCCGGCCCTGCTGCGCCTGTCCTGGGACGGCTACGTCACTTCCGGTTCCCGGGACGTCGTTTGCCAGAAGGGGATGAAGACGAGGGTGAAG GCCGACCCCCACAGCACCCACTGCAGGTTCCCGTCACTGTCGCTGTGTCACGTGACCGACTTGTGCGTCTTCCGGGTTCGCGACCTCAGCATGCCCGGCTGCATCCGGTTCCCCGAGCCAG ACCCGGACTGTGCCTGCATGCGGTTCCCGGAGTCAG ACCCCGACCGCGCCTCGGCCGCCACGAACCTGAGCTGCTGGGTGCACGACGTGGACGTGATGACGTGTCGCTGGGGGCGGGGCCCCGCGGCGCCCGAGGACGCGCAGTACCGGATGTTCTGGAGGGACGCCTC GCTCGGCCGGGACCGGGACCACGAGTGCGCGCACTACGACCTCGCCGACCCCCGGGGGTCGCGGCTGGGCTGCCGGGTGGACGGCGTCGCGGCGCTGCCGCCCTACGTGACCGTGACGGTGACcggagggggcggggcctccTGCAGCGACGTCTCCGTGCTCCTGCAGCGCGCAG AGGTCCTGACGCCGCCCGCGCTCACCGCCGCCTGCAATGGCACCGAGGCCGCGCAGCTGCACTGGGAGATGCGGAGCCACTTCCACCGCACGTTCGTGTACGAGCTGCTGATCCAGAAG tcTTCGCGCTCGGAGCCCGAGATCCAGGAG acgTCCGAGAATCACATCCGGGTCGTGAACCCCGGCTCCGCCCACTTCCGGGTCCGGGCGAGGCCGACCTCGAACACGGAGTTCAGCGACTGGAGCCCCGCGGTGCCGCTGG ACTGCGACCCCGAGGCCGGGACCGGGAGCCGCGTGACCGTCATGGCCGCCGCCCTGGCCGCGCTGGGGGCGGGGCTGACGGCGCTGGGGACGCTGCTGCTGTGCCGGAG GCCCCTGAGGGCGAAGCTGTTTCCTGCGATCCCGCGGGCGAAGGACCTGGGGCGGGGGGCGGAGACAGAGACG GTCGCGTGGGCGGCGGCGCCCGAGGACCCGGAAGTGACGCGCGTGACGGAGGCCTGA